One Choloepus didactylus isolate mChoDid1 chromosome 8, mChoDid1.pri, whole genome shotgun sequence DNA window includes the following coding sequences:
- the LOC119542589 gene encoding LOW QUALITY PROTEIN: 40S ribosomal protein SA-like (The sequence of the model RefSeq protein was modified relative to this genomic sequence to represent the inferred CDS: inserted 2 bases in 1 codon), with amino-acid sequence MIHQSTPESPSGALDVLQMKAEDVLKFLAAGIHLGGTNLDFQMEQYIYKRKSDDIYIINLKRTWEKLLLAAHAIVAIENPADVSVLSSRNTGQRAVLKFAAATGAIPIAGRFTPGTFTNQIQAAFREPPLLVVTAPRADHQPLTEVSYVNLPTIALCNTDSPLRYVDIAIPCNNKGAHSVGLMWWMLAREVLCMRGTISREHPWEVMPDLYCYRDPEEIEEEEQAAAEQAVTKDDXQGEWTAPAPEFTATQPEVADWSEVLQVPSVPIQQFSTEDWSAQPATEDWSAAPTAQATEWVGTTTEWS; translated from the exons TCCGGAGCCCTTGATGTCCTGCAGATGAAGGCGGAAGATGTCCTCAAATTCCTTGCAGCAGGAATCCACTTAGGTGGCACCAACCTTGACTTCCAAATGGAACAGTACATCTacaaaaggaaaagtgatgacATCTACATCATAAATCTGAAGAGGACCTGGGAGAAGCTTCTGCTGGCAGCTCATGCCATTGTTGCCATTGAAAACCCTGCTGATGTCAGTGTCCTATCCTCCAGGAATACTGGCCAGCGGGCTGTGCTGAAGTTTGCTGCTGCCACTGGAGCTATTCCTATTGCTGGACGCTTCACTCCTGGAACCTTCACCAACCAGATTCAGGCAGCCTTCCGGGAGCCACCTCTTCTGGTGGTGACTGCTCCCAGGGCTGACCACCAGCCTCTCACAGAGGTGTCCTATGTTAACCTGCCCACCATTGCTCTGTGTAACACAGATTCTCCTCTGCGCTATGTGGACATTGCCATCCCATGCAACAACAAGGGAGCTCACTCAGTGGGTCTGATGTGGTGGATGCTGGCCCGGGAAGTTCTGTGCATGCGTGGCACCATCTCCCGTGAGCACCCGTGGGAGGTCATGCCTGATCTCTACTGCTACAGAGATCCTGAAGAGATTGAAGAGGAAGAACAGGCTGCTGCTGAACAGGCTGTGACCAAGGACGA GCAGGGCGAGTGGACTGCTCCAGCTCCTGAATTTACTGCTACTCAACCCGAGGTCGCAGACTGGTCTGAAGTCCTGCAGGTCCCCTCTGTGCCTATTCAGCAGTTCTCTACTGAAGACTGGAGTGCTCAGCCTGCAACCGAAGACTGGTCTGCAGCCCCCACTGCTCAGGCCACTGAGTGGGTAGGAACAACCACCGAGTGGTCATAA